The following coding sequences are from one Venturia canescens isolate UGA chromosome 5, ASM1945775v1, whole genome shotgun sequence window:
- the TMS1 gene encoding serine incorporator 1 isoform X1 has product MGLACSTAQLACLCGSTACSFCCSQCPTCRNSTSARIMYALLLMLGTIAACITLAPSLQDTLKKVPFCTNSSNYVPSSFTIDCESAVGYLAVYRICFILSLFFFLMSAIMIRVNSSKDPRAPIQNGFWAIKFLLVIGGIIGAFFIPEGSFGPTWMYFGMIGGFCFIIIQLILIVDFAHSWAEAWVGNYEETESKGWYAALLSATFINYALSITGIVLLYMYFTLPHDCAVHKFFITFNMILCVIVSAVSIMPKVQEYQPRSGLLQSSVVTLYVMYLTWSGVSNSPDRECNPGLFDIIAGNDIKTQNGVAFDKESVIGLVIWFSCVLYSSLRTASKSNRITMTEKVLVQENGAVRNTGDTSLINNEDYVAVNGHNGDEESGGEAKVWDNEEDQVAYSWSFFHLMFALATLYVMMTLTNWYKPNSTLETLNSNAASMWVKIISSWMCLSLYIWSLVAPAVFTNRDFS; this is encoded by the exons ATGGGTCTCGCTTGTTCTACAGCGCag CTCGCCTGCCTGTGTGGAAGTACAGCATGCAGTTTTTGCTGTTCACAATGTCCGACTTGCCGCAACAGCACCAGTGCGCGTATCATGTACGCGCTATTGTTGATGTTGGGTACCATCGCAGCGTGCATAACACTTGCCCCTAGTCTCCAAGATACTctgaaaaaa GTACCATTTTGTACGAATAGTTCCAACTACGTTCCCTCCTCGTTTACAATAGACTGTGAATCTGCGGTTGGTTATTTGGCTGTCTATCGAATATGCTTCATTTTATCACTCTTCTTCTTCCTGATGTCAGCCATAATGATACGGGTCAACAGTTCCAAGGATCCTCGGGCTCCCATACAAAATGG CTTTTGGGCCATAAAGTTTCTCCTTGTAATTGGAGGAATAATTGGTGCGTTCTTCATCCCCGAAGGCTCATTCGGACCAACGTGGATGTATTTTGGCATGATCGGTGGCTTTTGCTTCATAATAATTCAATTGATACTCATTGTTGACTTTGCTCACTCTTGGGCAGAGGCGTGGGTCGGGAATTATGAAGAAACGGAGTCCAAAGGATG GTATGCAGCATTGTTGAGTGCAACATTCATCAATTATGCTCTGTCCATCACTGGAATCGTTTTATTGTACATGTACTTCACCTTG cCCCACGACTGCGCTGTTCATAAGTTCTTCATCACGTTCAATATGATTTTATGCGTTATCGTGAGTGCGGTATCAATAATGCCAAAGGTACAGGAATATCAACCTCGTAGCGGACTTCTCCAGTCTTCAGTAGTAACACTTTACGTCATGTATTTGACTTGGAGCGGTGTTTCCAACAGTCCTG ATCGCGAGTGCAATCCTGGATTGTTCGATATAATTGCCGGAAACGATATAAAGACTCAGAACGGTGTAGCGTTTGACAAGGAAAGCGTAATTGGTTTGGTGATTTGGTTTAGCTGCGTGTTGTACAGCTCGCTTCGCACCGCTtcaaaatccaacagaataacGATGACAGAAAAGGTTTTGGTGCAGGAGAATGGTGCTG TCCGGAACACGGGAGACACGTCTCTCATCAATAATGAAG ACTATGTTGCAGTTAATGGACATAACGGGGACGAAGAATCAGGTGGTGAAGCCAAAGTATGGGACAACGAGGAGGATCAAGTCGCTTACAGCTGGAGCTTCTTCCATCTCATGTTTGCTCTTGCGACTCTCTACGTCATGATGACCCTTACCAATTGGTACAA gCCCAATTCGACACTGGAAACTTTGAATTCCAACGCTGCATCGATGTGGGTGAAGATCATATCCTCATGGATGTGCCTCTCGCTGTACATTTGGTCGCTCGTAGCACCAGCTGTTTTTACAAACAGAGACTTCTCTTAA
- the TMS1 gene encoding serine incorporator 1 isoform X3 has translation MGLACSTAQLACLCGSTACSFCCSQCPTCRNSTSARIMYALLLMLGTIAACITLAPSLQDTLKKVPFCTNSSNYVPSSFTIDCESAVGYLAVYRICFILSLFFFLMSAIMIRVNSSKDPRAPIQNGFWAIKFLLVIGGIIGAFFIPEGSFGPTWMYFGMIGGFCFIIIQLILIVDFAHSWAEAWVGNYEETESKGWYAALLSATFINYALSITGIVLLYMYFTLPHDCAVHKFFITFNMILCVIVSAVSIMPKVQEYQPRSGLLQSSVVTLYVMYLTWSGVSNSPDRECNPGLFDIIAGNDIKTQNGVAFDKESVIGLVIWFSCVLYSSLRTASKSNRITMTEKVLVQENGADYVAVNGHNGDEESGGEAKVWDNEEDQVAYSWSFFHLMFALATLYVMMTLTNWYKPNSTLETLNSNAASMWVKIISSWMCLSLYIWSLVAPAVFTNRDFS, from the exons ATGGGTCTCGCTTGTTCTACAGCGCag CTCGCCTGCCTGTGTGGAAGTACAGCATGCAGTTTTTGCTGTTCACAATGTCCGACTTGCCGCAACAGCACCAGTGCGCGTATCATGTACGCGCTATTGTTGATGTTGGGTACCATCGCAGCGTGCATAACACTTGCCCCTAGTCTCCAAGATACTctgaaaaaa GTACCATTTTGTACGAATAGTTCCAACTACGTTCCCTCCTCGTTTACAATAGACTGTGAATCTGCGGTTGGTTATTTGGCTGTCTATCGAATATGCTTCATTTTATCACTCTTCTTCTTCCTGATGTCAGCCATAATGATACGGGTCAACAGTTCCAAGGATCCTCGGGCTCCCATACAAAATGG CTTTTGGGCCATAAAGTTTCTCCTTGTAATTGGAGGAATAATTGGTGCGTTCTTCATCCCCGAAGGCTCATTCGGACCAACGTGGATGTATTTTGGCATGATCGGTGGCTTTTGCTTCATAATAATTCAATTGATACTCATTGTTGACTTTGCTCACTCTTGGGCAGAGGCGTGGGTCGGGAATTATGAAGAAACGGAGTCCAAAGGATG GTATGCAGCATTGTTGAGTGCAACATTCATCAATTATGCTCTGTCCATCACTGGAATCGTTTTATTGTACATGTACTTCACCTTG cCCCACGACTGCGCTGTTCATAAGTTCTTCATCACGTTCAATATGATTTTATGCGTTATCGTGAGTGCGGTATCAATAATGCCAAAGGTACAGGAATATCAACCTCGTAGCGGACTTCTCCAGTCTTCAGTAGTAACACTTTACGTCATGTATTTGACTTGGAGCGGTGTTTCCAACAGTCCTG ATCGCGAGTGCAATCCTGGATTGTTCGATATAATTGCCGGAAACGATATAAAGACTCAGAACGGTGTAGCGTTTGACAAGGAAAGCGTAATTGGTTTGGTGATTTGGTTTAGCTGCGTGTTGTACAGCTCGCTTCGCACCGCTtcaaaatccaacagaataacGATGACAGAAAAGGTTTTGGTGCAGGAGAATGGTGCTG ACTATGTTGCAGTTAATGGACATAACGGGGACGAAGAATCAGGTGGTGAAGCCAAAGTATGGGACAACGAGGAGGATCAAGTCGCTTACAGCTGGAGCTTCTTCCATCTCATGTTTGCTCTTGCGACTCTCTACGTCATGATGACCCTTACCAATTGGTACAA gCCCAATTCGACACTGGAAACTTTGAATTCCAACGCTGCATCGATGTGGGTGAAGATCATATCCTCATGGATGTGCCTCTCGCTGTACATTTGGTCGCTCGTAGCACCAGCTGTTTTTACAAACAGAGACTTCTCTTAA
- the TMS1 gene encoding serine incorporator 1 isoform X4 → MGLACSTAQLACLCGSTACSFCCSQCPTCRNSTSARIMYALLLMLGTIAACITLAPSLQDTLKKVPFCTNSSNYVPSSFTIDCESAVGYLAVYRICFILSLFFFLMSAIMIRVNSSKDPRAPIQNGFWAIKFLLVIGGIIGAFFIPEGSFGPTWMYFGMIGGFCFIIIQLILIVDFAHSWAEAWVGNYEETESKGWYAALLSATFINYALSITGIVLLYMYFTLPHDCAVHKFFITFNMILCVIVSAVSIMPKVQEYQPRSGLLQSSVVTLYVMYLTWSGVSNSPDRECNPGLFDIIAGNDIKTQNGVAFDKESVIGLVIWFSCVLYSSLRTASKSNRITMTEKVLVQENGAVNGHNGDEESGGEAKVWDNEEDQVAYSWSFFHLMFALATLYVMMTLTNWYKPNSTLETLNSNAASMWVKIISSWMCLSLYIWSLVAPAVFTNRDFS, encoded by the exons ATGGGTCTCGCTTGTTCTACAGCGCag CTCGCCTGCCTGTGTGGAAGTACAGCATGCAGTTTTTGCTGTTCACAATGTCCGACTTGCCGCAACAGCACCAGTGCGCGTATCATGTACGCGCTATTGTTGATGTTGGGTACCATCGCAGCGTGCATAACACTTGCCCCTAGTCTCCAAGATACTctgaaaaaa GTACCATTTTGTACGAATAGTTCCAACTACGTTCCCTCCTCGTTTACAATAGACTGTGAATCTGCGGTTGGTTATTTGGCTGTCTATCGAATATGCTTCATTTTATCACTCTTCTTCTTCCTGATGTCAGCCATAATGATACGGGTCAACAGTTCCAAGGATCCTCGGGCTCCCATACAAAATGG CTTTTGGGCCATAAAGTTTCTCCTTGTAATTGGAGGAATAATTGGTGCGTTCTTCATCCCCGAAGGCTCATTCGGACCAACGTGGATGTATTTTGGCATGATCGGTGGCTTTTGCTTCATAATAATTCAATTGATACTCATTGTTGACTTTGCTCACTCTTGGGCAGAGGCGTGGGTCGGGAATTATGAAGAAACGGAGTCCAAAGGATG GTATGCAGCATTGTTGAGTGCAACATTCATCAATTATGCTCTGTCCATCACTGGAATCGTTTTATTGTACATGTACTTCACCTTG cCCCACGACTGCGCTGTTCATAAGTTCTTCATCACGTTCAATATGATTTTATGCGTTATCGTGAGTGCGGTATCAATAATGCCAAAGGTACAGGAATATCAACCTCGTAGCGGACTTCTCCAGTCTTCAGTAGTAACACTTTACGTCATGTATTTGACTTGGAGCGGTGTTTCCAACAGTCCTG ATCGCGAGTGCAATCCTGGATTGTTCGATATAATTGCCGGAAACGATATAAAGACTCAGAACGGTGTAGCGTTTGACAAGGAAAGCGTAATTGGTTTGGTGATTTGGTTTAGCTGCGTGTTGTACAGCTCGCTTCGCACCGCTtcaaaatccaacagaataacGATGACAGAAAAGGTTTTGGTGCAGGAGAATGGTGCTG TTAATGGACATAACGGGGACGAAGAATCAGGTGGTGAAGCCAAAGTATGGGACAACGAGGAGGATCAAGTCGCTTACAGCTGGAGCTTCTTCCATCTCATGTTTGCTCTTGCGACTCTCTACGTCATGATGACCCTTACCAATTGGTACAA gCCCAATTCGACACTGGAAACTTTGAATTCCAACGCTGCATCGATGTGGGTGAAGATCATATCCTCATGGATGTGCCTCTCGCTGTACATTTGGTCGCTCGTAGCACCAGCTGTTTTTACAAACAGAGACTTCTCTTAA
- the TMS1 gene encoding serine incorporator 1 isoform X2 — MGLACSTAQLACLCGSTACSFCCSQCPTCRNSTSARIMYALLLMLGTIAACITLAPSLQDTLKKVPFCTNSSNYVPSSFTIDCESAVGYLAVYRICFILSLFFFLMSAIMIRVNSSKDPRAPIQNGFWAIKFLLVIGGIIGAFFIPEGSFGPTWMYFGMIGGFCFIIIQLILIVDFAHSWAEAWVGNYEETESKGWYAALLSATFINYALSITGIVLLYMYFTLPHDCAVHKFFITFNMILCVIVSAVSIMPKVQEYQPRSGLLQSSVVTLYVMYLTWSGVSNSPDRECNPGLFDIIAGNDIKTQNGVAFDKESVIGLVIWFSCVLYSSLRTASKSNRITMTEKVLVQENGAVRNTGDTSLINNEVNGHNGDEESGGEAKVWDNEEDQVAYSWSFFHLMFALATLYVMMTLTNWYKPNSTLETLNSNAASMWVKIISSWMCLSLYIWSLVAPAVFTNRDFS; from the exons ATGGGTCTCGCTTGTTCTACAGCGCag CTCGCCTGCCTGTGTGGAAGTACAGCATGCAGTTTTTGCTGTTCACAATGTCCGACTTGCCGCAACAGCACCAGTGCGCGTATCATGTACGCGCTATTGTTGATGTTGGGTACCATCGCAGCGTGCATAACACTTGCCCCTAGTCTCCAAGATACTctgaaaaaa GTACCATTTTGTACGAATAGTTCCAACTACGTTCCCTCCTCGTTTACAATAGACTGTGAATCTGCGGTTGGTTATTTGGCTGTCTATCGAATATGCTTCATTTTATCACTCTTCTTCTTCCTGATGTCAGCCATAATGATACGGGTCAACAGTTCCAAGGATCCTCGGGCTCCCATACAAAATGG CTTTTGGGCCATAAAGTTTCTCCTTGTAATTGGAGGAATAATTGGTGCGTTCTTCATCCCCGAAGGCTCATTCGGACCAACGTGGATGTATTTTGGCATGATCGGTGGCTTTTGCTTCATAATAATTCAATTGATACTCATTGTTGACTTTGCTCACTCTTGGGCAGAGGCGTGGGTCGGGAATTATGAAGAAACGGAGTCCAAAGGATG GTATGCAGCATTGTTGAGTGCAACATTCATCAATTATGCTCTGTCCATCACTGGAATCGTTTTATTGTACATGTACTTCACCTTG cCCCACGACTGCGCTGTTCATAAGTTCTTCATCACGTTCAATATGATTTTATGCGTTATCGTGAGTGCGGTATCAATAATGCCAAAGGTACAGGAATATCAACCTCGTAGCGGACTTCTCCAGTCTTCAGTAGTAACACTTTACGTCATGTATTTGACTTGGAGCGGTGTTTCCAACAGTCCTG ATCGCGAGTGCAATCCTGGATTGTTCGATATAATTGCCGGAAACGATATAAAGACTCAGAACGGTGTAGCGTTTGACAAGGAAAGCGTAATTGGTTTGGTGATTTGGTTTAGCTGCGTGTTGTACAGCTCGCTTCGCACCGCTtcaaaatccaacagaataacGATGACAGAAAAGGTTTTGGTGCAGGAGAATGGTGCTG TCCGGAACACGGGAGACACGTCTCTCATCAATAATGAAG TTAATGGACATAACGGGGACGAAGAATCAGGTGGTGAAGCCAAAGTATGGGACAACGAGGAGGATCAAGTCGCTTACAGCTGGAGCTTCTTCCATCTCATGTTTGCTCTTGCGACTCTCTACGTCATGATGACCCTTACCAATTGGTACAA gCCCAATTCGACACTGGAAACTTTGAATTCCAACGCTGCATCGATGTGGGTGAAGATCATATCCTCATGGATGTGCCTCTCGCTGTACATTTGGTCGCTCGTAGCACCAGCTGTTTTTACAAACAGAGACTTCTCTTAA
- the Ttc7 gene encoding tetratricopeptide repeat protein 7B isoform X1: MTSKKGHTVRIETEIDKNRSEGNWKKVIELADHLKEIYPSNECLANFLNGEGRLESFLDQTPPVDANVIKAKSGLQETKRFLLLAANESDKQAIVVLDAHLLLGKLHYAMGMYEEALQHYQQAELQSLTEKQLPSRSLRIIAESFAIKGLCMEKQLPTLKSKYKVAEWHEQIIKCFEIAGDLTLVYLQEQDKIAMQSQNGTSIVNSSSIGSYSPQPSNNSTKHVGPILETALQRAPLLHIQSGNTQAAINRYRGILSAVESTATQSLRLTLTRQLAEVLLRGVSGSLYQAPEPPAVSLGTGTTNRRLNHYSSGTGVAESPWKPKKYVGPNLFVPRNENEEMILLLLISEAMAVRDAVLSQSPEFKEARLHAFENATAVYDLLTVVVVRWSQVELLFESFERAMKFSHQEVHVWTQYALCLINLARYTHAYAVLKVVARLSPSKVVPCLLAARLCYEHLNMIKEGVEWSQKALQRETSSPQGLQSRCHLYIGIGNSILSSNTILKQDKVHHTTTALDCFHKAQQCDPNDHLAEYYLAHEYAVNRQINDAMVHVKVALNLRAEHIPSLHLLALLLSAHKQYSDALHLINSVLEEYPDNLNFLYVKANLELHSLGGDEALFTIKRMLHLWRSLYEDQTNVDCNDQQSEKRSETRSVFQLYTSEMSDKDSSSLHAQSLAASRIEQALSEVASSLSSFTPKPGPQRAWHLQLQIWLLLAEVFLALDRPEGATLSLQEATNIFPMSHHIMYTRGLLHEYKLEYAEAKQCYQNAVSINPSHIKSLQHLGLIYHYLGSQRLAEKTLRDAAKIDPNSHQTWYNLGKVLESLGEMETANDCMATALEVETTNPILPIMSIPITFE; encoded by the exons atgacgagTAAAAAAGGCCATACGGTGCGAATCGAGAcggaaattgataaaaatcgaaGCGAAGGAAATTGGAAAAAGGTTATAGAATTAGCTGACCATCTCAAGGAAATTTATCCCAGTAACG AATGTCTAGCAAATTTCCTCAACGGCGAAGGTCGCCTGGAAAGTTTTTTGGATCAAACTCCTCCTGTAGATGCAAATGTCATCAAAGCAAAGTCTGGACTTCAGgaaacaaaacgttttttGTTGCTGGCAGCTAACGAAAGCGACAAACAG GCGATAGTAGTCTTGGATGCCCATCTACTTCTCGGAAAGCTCCATTATGCAATGGGAATGTACGAAGAGGCGCTCCAACATTATCAACAAGCTGAGTTGCAATCCCTCACTGAGAAGCAATTACCCAGTCGGAGCTTGCGTATTATAGCTGAATCATTTGCAATAAAAG GTCTATGTATGGAAAAGCAGTTGCCGACATTGAAGTCAAAGTACAAAGTAGCCGAATGGCACGAACAGATTATCAAGTGTTTCGAAATAGCTGGTGATTTGACATTGGTTTATCTACAAGAACAAGATAAAATAGCGATGCAGTCACAAAACGGTACCTCTATCGTCAATAGCAGTAGCATAG gtTCTTACTCGCCACAGCCTTCGAATAATTCGACCAAGCATGTAGGACCTATTTTAGAAACGGCTTTGCAACGTGCACCTCTGTTGCACATACAGAGCGGGAATACACAAGCTGCGATAAATCGTTACAGAGGTATACTCTCAGCCGTTGAATCAACTGCGACTCAAAGTTTACGCCTCACACTGACTCGACAATTGGCTGAGGTTTTATTACGTGGAGTCAGCGGTTCGCTCTATCAAGCTCCCGAACCACCTGCTGTTTCATTAG gTACTGGCACAACAAATCGTAGGCTCAACCACTATTCTTCGGGCACCGGAGTCGCGGAGTCACCGTGGAAGCCGAAAAAATATGTGGGACCAAATTTGTTCGTACCACGAAACGAAAACGAGGAAATGATATTACTGCTGCTTATAAGCGAAGCAATGGCCGTGAGAGACGCAGTTCTCAGTCAATCGCCGGAATTTAAGGAAGCAAGATTGCATGCTTTTGAGAATGCGACTGCGGTTTATGATCTCCTGACCGTTGTCGTCGTACGATGGAGCCAAGTGGAACTTTTGTTCGAG TCTTTCGAGCGAGCTATGAAGTTTTCTCATCAGGAAGTTCACGTTTGGACGCAGTATGCTCTCTGTTTGATAAATCTCGCGAGATACACACATGCGTATGCCGTGCTAAAAGTTGTTGCGAGATTATCGCCATCGAAGGTGGTACCCTGTTTATTGGCTGCGAGGCTGTGCTACGAACATCTCAATATGATCAAAGAGGGTGTCGAGTGGAGTCAAAAAGCTTTGCAACGCGAGACATCGAGTCCTCAGGGCTTACAATCGCGTTGCCATCTCTACATCGGAATTGGGAACAGCATTTTATCGTCGAACACGATACTCAAACAGGACAAGGTTCATCACACTACCACTGCTCTCGATTGTTTTCACAA aGCACAGCAATGCGATCCGAATGATCATCTTGCCGAATACTACCTCGCGCACGAATACGCTGTAAATCGACAGATAAACGATGCGATGGTGCACGTAAAAGTCGCCTTGAATCTGCGAGCCGAACACATACCGTCCTTGCACTTATTGGCACTTTTGTTATCGGCTCACAAACAATACAGCGACGCGCTTCATCTGATAAATAGCGTGCTCGAAGAATATCCGGACAATCTTAATTTTCTGTACGTCAAGGCTAATCTCGAACTTCATAGTTTGGGCGGTGACGAAGCTTTGTTTACGATCAAACGAATGCTGCATCTTTGGCGAAGCTTGTACGAGGATCAAACAAATGTCGATTGTAATGATCAACAAAGCGAAAAACGCAGCGAAACGAGAAGCGTTTTTCAACTCTACACTTCGGAAATGTCCGATAAAGATTCCA GTTCTCTCCACGCACAATCGTTGGCTGCTTCGAGAATAGAGCAAGCGCTTTCAGAGGTTGCTTCATCGCTGAGCTCGTTCACTCCAAAACCAGGACCTCAAAGAGCCTGGCACTTGCAATTACAAATTTGGCTTTTGCTCGCCGAAGTATTCTTGGCGTTGGATCGACCCGAGGGTGCTACTTTATCCTTGCAAGAAGCGACGAATATTTTTCCCATGAGTCACCACATCATGTACACC AGAGGCTTGTTGCACGAATACAAACTCGAATACGCTGAGGCAAAACAATGTTACCAAAATGCAGTTTCCATAAATCCATCGCACATAAAAAGTCTTCAACATTTG GGTCTGATTTACCATTACCTCGGGAGTCAG
- the Ttc7 gene encoding tetratricopeptide repeat protein 7B isoform X2 gives MTSKKGHTVRIETEIDKNRSEGNWKKVIELADHLKEIYPSNECLANFLNGEGRLESFLDQTPPVDANVIKAKSGLQETKRFLLLAANESDKQAIVVLDAHLLLGKLHYAMGMYEEALQHYQQAELQSLTEKQLPSRSLRIIAESFAIKGLCMEKQLPTLKSKYKVAEWHEQIIKCFEIAGDLTLVYLQEQDKIAMQSQNGSYSPQPSNNSTKHVGPILETALQRAPLLHIQSGNTQAAINRYRGILSAVESTATQSLRLTLTRQLAEVLLRGVSGSLYQAPEPPAVSLGTGTTNRRLNHYSSGTGVAESPWKPKKYVGPNLFVPRNENEEMILLLLISEAMAVRDAVLSQSPEFKEARLHAFENATAVYDLLTVVVVRWSQVELLFESFERAMKFSHQEVHVWTQYALCLINLARYTHAYAVLKVVARLSPSKVVPCLLAARLCYEHLNMIKEGVEWSQKALQRETSSPQGLQSRCHLYIGIGNSILSSNTILKQDKVHHTTTALDCFHKAQQCDPNDHLAEYYLAHEYAVNRQINDAMVHVKVALNLRAEHIPSLHLLALLLSAHKQYSDALHLINSVLEEYPDNLNFLYVKANLELHSLGGDEALFTIKRMLHLWRSLYEDQTNVDCNDQQSEKRSETRSVFQLYTSEMSDKDSSSLHAQSLAASRIEQALSEVASSLSSFTPKPGPQRAWHLQLQIWLLLAEVFLALDRPEGATLSLQEATNIFPMSHHIMYTRGLLHEYKLEYAEAKQCYQNAVSINPSHIKSLQHLGLIYHYLGSQRLAEKTLRDAAKIDPNSHQTWYNLGKVLESLGEMETANDCMATALEVETTNPILPIMSIPITFE, from the exons atgacgagTAAAAAAGGCCATACGGTGCGAATCGAGAcggaaattgataaaaatcgaaGCGAAGGAAATTGGAAAAAGGTTATAGAATTAGCTGACCATCTCAAGGAAATTTATCCCAGTAACG AATGTCTAGCAAATTTCCTCAACGGCGAAGGTCGCCTGGAAAGTTTTTTGGATCAAACTCCTCCTGTAGATGCAAATGTCATCAAAGCAAAGTCTGGACTTCAGgaaacaaaacgttttttGTTGCTGGCAGCTAACGAAAGCGACAAACAG GCGATAGTAGTCTTGGATGCCCATCTACTTCTCGGAAAGCTCCATTATGCAATGGGAATGTACGAAGAGGCGCTCCAACATTATCAACAAGCTGAGTTGCAATCCCTCACTGAGAAGCAATTACCCAGTCGGAGCTTGCGTATTATAGCTGAATCATTTGCAATAAAAG GTCTATGTATGGAAAAGCAGTTGCCGACATTGAAGTCAAAGTACAAAGTAGCCGAATGGCACGAACAGATTATCAAGTGTTTCGAAATAGCTGGTGATTTGACATTGGTTTATCTACAAGAACAAGATAAAATAGCGATGCAGTCACAAAACG gtTCTTACTCGCCACAGCCTTCGAATAATTCGACCAAGCATGTAGGACCTATTTTAGAAACGGCTTTGCAACGTGCACCTCTGTTGCACATACAGAGCGGGAATACACAAGCTGCGATAAATCGTTACAGAGGTATACTCTCAGCCGTTGAATCAACTGCGACTCAAAGTTTACGCCTCACACTGACTCGACAATTGGCTGAGGTTTTATTACGTGGAGTCAGCGGTTCGCTCTATCAAGCTCCCGAACCACCTGCTGTTTCATTAG gTACTGGCACAACAAATCGTAGGCTCAACCACTATTCTTCGGGCACCGGAGTCGCGGAGTCACCGTGGAAGCCGAAAAAATATGTGGGACCAAATTTGTTCGTACCACGAAACGAAAACGAGGAAATGATATTACTGCTGCTTATAAGCGAAGCAATGGCCGTGAGAGACGCAGTTCTCAGTCAATCGCCGGAATTTAAGGAAGCAAGATTGCATGCTTTTGAGAATGCGACTGCGGTTTATGATCTCCTGACCGTTGTCGTCGTACGATGGAGCCAAGTGGAACTTTTGTTCGAG TCTTTCGAGCGAGCTATGAAGTTTTCTCATCAGGAAGTTCACGTTTGGACGCAGTATGCTCTCTGTTTGATAAATCTCGCGAGATACACACATGCGTATGCCGTGCTAAAAGTTGTTGCGAGATTATCGCCATCGAAGGTGGTACCCTGTTTATTGGCTGCGAGGCTGTGCTACGAACATCTCAATATGATCAAAGAGGGTGTCGAGTGGAGTCAAAAAGCTTTGCAACGCGAGACATCGAGTCCTCAGGGCTTACAATCGCGTTGCCATCTCTACATCGGAATTGGGAACAGCATTTTATCGTCGAACACGATACTCAAACAGGACAAGGTTCATCACACTACCACTGCTCTCGATTGTTTTCACAA aGCACAGCAATGCGATCCGAATGATCATCTTGCCGAATACTACCTCGCGCACGAATACGCTGTAAATCGACAGATAAACGATGCGATGGTGCACGTAAAAGTCGCCTTGAATCTGCGAGCCGAACACATACCGTCCTTGCACTTATTGGCACTTTTGTTATCGGCTCACAAACAATACAGCGACGCGCTTCATCTGATAAATAGCGTGCTCGAAGAATATCCGGACAATCTTAATTTTCTGTACGTCAAGGCTAATCTCGAACTTCATAGTTTGGGCGGTGACGAAGCTTTGTTTACGATCAAACGAATGCTGCATCTTTGGCGAAGCTTGTACGAGGATCAAACAAATGTCGATTGTAATGATCAACAAAGCGAAAAACGCAGCGAAACGAGAAGCGTTTTTCAACTCTACACTTCGGAAATGTCCGATAAAGATTCCA GTTCTCTCCACGCACAATCGTTGGCTGCTTCGAGAATAGAGCAAGCGCTTTCAGAGGTTGCTTCATCGCTGAGCTCGTTCACTCCAAAACCAGGACCTCAAAGAGCCTGGCACTTGCAATTACAAATTTGGCTTTTGCTCGCCGAAGTATTCTTGGCGTTGGATCGACCCGAGGGTGCTACTTTATCCTTGCAAGAAGCGACGAATATTTTTCCCATGAGTCACCACATCATGTACACC AGAGGCTTGTTGCACGAATACAAACTCGAATACGCTGAGGCAAAACAATGTTACCAAAATGCAGTTTCCATAAATCCATCGCACATAAAAAGTCTTCAACATTTG GGTCTGATTTACCATTACCTCGGGAGTCAG